A DNA window from Elephas maximus indicus isolate mEleMax1 chromosome 17, mEleMax1 primary haplotype, whole genome shotgun sequence contains the following coding sequences:
- the VAMP8 gene encoding vesicle-associated membrane protein 8, translating into MEEASGGSGNDRVRNLQSEVEGVKNIMTQNVERILARGENLDHLRNKTEDLEATSEHFKTTSQKVARKFWWKNVKMIVLICVVVFIIILFIVLFATGAIPV; encoded by the exons ATG GAGGAGGCCAGTGGAGGCTCAGGAAATGACCGGGTGCGGAACCTGCAGAGTGAGGTGGAAGGAGTCAAGAATATTATGACCCAGAATGTGGAGCGGATCCTGGCCCGAGGAGAAAACTTGGACCATCTCCGGAACAAGACAGAGGACCTGGAAGCCACA TCCGAGCACTTCAAGACAACATCACAGAAAGTGGCCCGGAAGTTCTGGTGGAAGAATGTGAAGATGATAGTCCTCATCTGTGTGGTTGTCTTCATCATCATCCTCTTCATCGTGCTCTTTGCCACTGGTGCCATTCCTGTTTAG
- the VAMP5 gene encoding vesicle-associated membrane protein 5, with protein sequence MAGKELERCQRQADEVTEIMLNNFGKVLERDGKLAELEQRSDQLLDMSSAFSKTTKTLAQKKRWENVRCRIYLGLAVGGSLLVILIVLLAIFLPQNSQGSSAPQAQGAGTASGPGD encoded by the exons ATG GCAGGGAAAGAGTTGGAGCGATGCCAGCGGCAGGCTGATGAGGTGACGGAAATCATGCTCAACAACTTCGGCAAGGTCCTGGAGCGTGATGGGAAGCTGGCAGAACTGGAGCAGCGTTCCGACCAACTGCTGGACATG AGCTCTGCCTTCAGCAAGACGACCAAGACCCTGGCCCAGAAGAAGCGCTGGGAGAACGTCCGTTGCCGAATTTACCTGGGGTTGGCGGTGGGTGGCAGCCTGCTTGTCATCCTGATTGTGCTGTTGGCCATTTTTCTCCCCCAGAATAGTCAAGGCAGCAGTGCCCCACAGGCCCAGGGCGCGGGCACAGCCTCAGGGCCGGGGGACTGA